In Antarcticibacterium arcticum, the genomic stretch AAAGGCAACCACGGGAGGCGAGGATTTTTCTTTTTTCCAGGAAAAGATCCCGGGATTCTATTTCTTCCTTGGTGGGCAACCCCTGGGAACAAAAGACGCTGCCCCCCACCACACCCCGGATTTCTTTATTGATGAAAGCGGGATGTTACTGGGCGTAAAAGTTATGTCCCAACTGGCCCTGGATTATTTGAACCAATAGTTTTGGCCTCAACTTAAAAGTATATATTAACTTTACAGGCTATTATAGCTTATATCAATATGACCGAAAATAATATCTTACAATTATTTTTTTACCTTTTACCGGCTGTGGTTGTTGGAGCTGTTTCCTTTTATTTCTTTAAAATGCACATTACCAATGAGGAAAAGCGCCGGAGATTTATACTGCGAAAGGAAAATCAAAAAGAAGCCTTACCCCTTAAACTTCAGGCGTATGAAAGAATGGCTTTGTTCCTGGAACGCATCTCTCTGGGTAAATTGTTGTTAAGGGTGAAACCCACTTCAGATAATGTTCAGGATTATGAGGAGCTGCTCACCCGCACTATAGATATGGAA encodes the following:
- a CDS encoding DUF7935 family protein, with translation MTENNILQLFFYLLPAVVVGAVSFYFFKMHITNEEKRRRFILRKENQKEALPLKLQAYERMALFLERISLGKLLLRVKPTSDNVQDYEELLTRTIDMEFDHNLAQQIYLSGECWNVIKTAKNATIGMVRKASNREDVNDAAKLRELLLTGLMDQASPTDAALDYIKKDVRNMI